aacttaTCTCTAAAACTACTTTTTAATAGAAGCAAAAGAGTTATTTTGCAATTGAGAATATGCTAATAAGAAGcaaaacataaccaaaaacagaaaattatttttcctcaGAAAAAAGTACACCTACCATTTAAATACATTTACCGGCATATGCCTTGTTAGTTTGTTAATATATCTTATAAATTTGGTTAagtttcattttaaaattttaatcttaaAGTTCACAtaccaaaattatttattttacatttatatattattattttatattttaatttgtggaatattttttaaatttatttgactCAATGATTTTAATTACATTCAAATCATTATGATAATATTATCAACTTTTAATATTTTCGTTAATTTATCTGTATACAATGTTGATAGAAAATTTACACTATGTGATTTAaataatagatatttaaaataatttatctctataaaataattttagtattaaaaaaattgcaaactttttttttttgtaatttgtatgtatatatatatatatatatatatataaagaattaaCCAAAGACAAATTGTTAATTTGTTAACAATGATATTCTAATAAAAGtacttttaagaaataaataatttttagcatCTTTGGGccgaaaaaaaaaaggaactcttatgaaataaatatgataattgcAAAGTTGAAGATGGTTTGACTAGAGTCCTATGATTAAGTGTTTTGTTTCTCCATTTCAGCCACTCTTGAAGCAAAAAGTAGTAAAAACAAGGAAGGAGCAAACAGTTACATTTTCCAACAAATATCCATCCATTCCCTTGTACTCTAGGAAATTGAAACACAAATATTACAAGCATCTCTAAATTAAGCAGCTGCAGCAAGTCTTGAAACATTGATTTTATCATATCCTATCCTTCCTACCTCCCTTTTCTGATTCATTCATTTCCTCATCTGCTTTATTTGCAGATCTGAAAACATACCCAACTGAATACTTGTCAAGAAGATCCACCTCAATGTCCTCATCTGTTTCAACAACGAGTGTTCATGTAACTGCCTTGGATGGTCTAGTTAATGTGAACTCACTTTTCACCATTGCAGTCTTTGTGGGTCTCTCTTTAACAACACCTGGACAGAAAAGTCTGGAAGATCGCACAGCTTGTGATGCTGGGATTGATATAGTTAAGAAGTTGTTGGTTTTTGAGGTCGTTTCATTCAgcttctttctcttttcctcACTTGTTGCACAGGGTCTCAAATTGGCAATTAATTTGTTGAATAGCAAAGATGTTGATGAGGCTTTTAGGGCTCACATCAATTTGAAGGTGCTCAGGCTTGGAATGATGGCATCTGCTATTGGATCCGTAATGGGCTGTTTATTCTTGATGCTTTCAATTGTCAATGTCATTCAGATTCGACTCGGGGTCTTATCTTGTGGAAGTAAATCTGCTATTCATGCTGTCTCCACCTTGCT
The nucleotide sequence above comes from Solanum pennellii chromosome 9, SPENNV200. Encoded proteins:
- the LOC107029606 gene encoding uncharacterized protein LOC107029606 codes for the protein MSSSVSTTSVHVTALDGLVNVNSLFTIAVFVGLSLTTPGQKSLEDRTACDAGIDIVKKLLVFEVVSFSFFLFSSLVAQGLKLAINLLNSKDVDEAFRAHINLKVLRLGMMASAIGSVMGCLFLMLSIVNVIQIRLGVLSCGSKSAIHAVSTLLVLVTSALVVYISTAIYAFLH